The following DNA comes from Magnetococcales bacterium.
AAGATTGACGACATTGGATGCACCATTGCTCACCATGGCCTTGGTGGTGGAGTTGGTGAAATCCGCACTCACCGTGGCATACTGACTGCCGGAAATACGGGCAACGGAGTTGACACTGACGTTGATGGAATTTTTGGCCGCCACGGTGACGAAGCGGGACATGGCCGCTTCAACGACCGTGGGATTGTATTGGGTACCGGTCATGTAAGGCTGAACGGTCCATTTGGTCGCAGCCGGCGGCGTACCGGAACGGACAGATGATTTCACCGTGAAGCTGGTCAGGTTGCTGCTCCGGCTCTGTAGACGATAACGCCAGGTTCCGGAAGTGGCCGCCAATTGGGGTTTGTAGGGAAGCATCACGTTGCAGTAGGTCTCCCCGGGTGGACAGCCACTGAGTGTTACATCGACCGGGGTTCCCTGCGGATTGGTCATGGAGTTGAAGGTCAGTCGCGATCCTACATCCGTGCCAGTCAGGTGTATGACGAAGGAGACCACATCCGCCGGCATGGAAAAGGTGGTCTCCTCGCTGACCAGAAACCCACCCTGAGAAATGAACCGATACGTGCTTTGATCGCCCAGAGTGGTGACCGACAGCGTGGTCCCGGAAGCCGTTCCCGCAGCCGCAGGTGCCGCACTGGTCGTGCTGCCGCTGGTCGTGCTGCCACTGGCCGTACTGCTTGCTGCGGATCCGGTGCTGCCTCCACCGTTGCCGTCTCCACCTCCGCTACAGGCAGCAACGACCAGGGCAATCCAGAGGGCTGGAAGGATGGCAGACAACTTTTTATAATCAAATATTTGGTATGTATTATGCATATATCCAAACGCCGATTGAGTTGAATTCTGGCACGGTCCCTGCGGTAGAATGGTTTTGCCACATGTATCCCACCGATAACAAGGTCGAAAAATCGACAGATGGATTTTGGCATGGGTGAAAAACCGGATTATCTGATCGTCGGAGGCGGGGTCATCGGCTTGAACATGGCCCTGGAAGCCAAACGACGCCATCCGGAACGCCGGGTGGTGGTGCTGGAGAAGGAGCGTGACTGTGGCCTCCATGCCAGTGGCCGCAACAGCGGTGTCCTGCATGCCGGTTTCTACTATACGGCCGATTCGCTGAAAGCCCGCTTTTGTCGGGAAGGCAATGACCTGATGACCCGTTATTGTCAGGAACGGGGCCTGCGCATCAACCCGTGCGGCAAATTGGTGGTGGCCCGGCAAGAGGCGGATTTGCCGGTCATGGCCGAGCTGCTGCGGCGCGGGGCAGCCAATGGCGTCGAACTGGAAAGCTGGTCTGCCAAACGGGCACAGGTTCTGGAGCCACGGGTACGAACGCTCGACAAGGCCATCTATTCGCCCACCACGGCCTCGGTGGATCCCAAAGAGGTGATGCGGGCATTGGCCGAAGATGCCGTTGCCCTGGGCGTCGAAATCCGAACGGATACTGCGTTGCTCAAGTGGAGAGATGGTGTCGCGCAGACCACACGGGGTGACATCGGGGCCGGATATTTGATCAATGCCGCCGGTCTCTATGCCGATCGGATTGCCCACGGGTGCGAGTTTGGTTTGCAGACCGCCATTCTGCCGTTCAAGGGACTGTATCTGTACAGTGATGAACCGGTTGGGGCCTTTCGGACCCATATTTATCCGGTTCCGGACCTGGCCAATCCCTTTCTGGGAGTCCACTACACCCTGACGGTGGATGGACGGGCCAAGGTTGGTCCCACGGCTGTCCCGGCCTTCTGGCGGGAACACTATGCCGGGTTGTCCGGGTTTCGCCGGGACGAGTTCCTGGAAATCATCCAGCGGGAGATTGGGTTGTTTTTGCGCAATGATTTTGGCTTTCGCAATCTTGCCTGGCGGGAGATGCAGAAATATCGCCGCCGGGAAATGGTCCGCCAGGCCGGTGCCCTGGCCACGGGTGTCGAAGATCGGCACTATCGACGCTGGGGACCACCAGGCGTGCGGGCGCAGCTTGTCGATCTGTTCCATCGCCGTCTGGAAACCGATTTTCGCTATGAAGGGGATCGACAGTCGTTTCATGTCTTGAACGCGGTGTCGCCAGGATTTACCTGTGCCATGCCGTTTGGACGTTATCTGTTTGATCGGATCGATGCCTTGTTGGGCTGAAGGAATGGAATCATGACCATGCACAAGCGGCTGGGATTCATCTTGGGGAGTGTGTTGTTGCTGACGGGATTGCAGAGCGCGGCATCCGTGCATCGCAAGGGGTGCGAGGATCCCCTGGAAGGGGTGCGGGTCTGCTGGGAAGCCACCGGGGAAGCCGGCAGCGGGGTGGCTCCCTTTCCGGAAGTCCATCTCATGGCTCTGGCCCAGGATCGCGCCGGGGAAAAGGAGATCCTGACCCAGCAAACCCGCCGGGTGTTCGAACAGTTGCTGCCGGGAAACCTGGCGGAACGCTTGATCCTGGAGTGGGATTCGGCCCTCTATCTGGATCAGGTCTTGCAGCAGATTCAACAGAAAGATTGGCCGGTGGTGTTGTGGATCGCCCCGCGCACCCTGCGCAATTCCAGTGCCGCCACCCCGGGCGTGGTGGATTGGGATGTCCATTTGATCGAGGGTAAAAAAGGGAAATTGATTCGCACCATGCGGGTGCGGGTGGAGTCGCATCCCAAAATCAAGAAAGCCTCCCGGGAAAATGGTTTGACCATGGGGGGGGCGCTCCTGCTGACCGGCAAGCTCATCTCCAATCCGCTCGAATCCGGGGTGGCCGTGGCCACGGCCATGGACCTGGCCCGGGAATCCCCTCCCGAAGCCGGACAATCCCTGGAATTGATGATGCAGTTGGCGGCCCGGCAGGTCATGTTCCTGTTCCAATATCCCATGGAAGAGTTGTTGCCTCCGCCGGAAAAGAAGACCCTGTTGCAGACCCTCAATCCGTTTGACGAGAGCCGACCGGCAGCGGGTTTACCACCGGCAGCCGGTGTGGTCCCAGAGCCAAAAGGGTGGAATGAACGTTTGTTCAAATAAAAAAAATGGAAGAGGTGTCTATTCAGAACCCTTGCAAAAAAAGGGTTTGATATAAAAGACTTTGTTGGGGCTTCGCCCCAAACCCCGCCAGGGGGAAGGGCGCAGCCCTTCCCCCTGGACCCCCATCCCAGTTTTTCAAACGTTTAGAATGGGGAGGCTGGGTGATTACAGGGAGAAAAGGAAACAGGTATGTTCAAGAAAATCAACGATCCGGTGTGGGCGTTCGATGCTGAATGGGTTCCCGATCCGCATGCCGGGCGTCTGCTGTATGGTGTGGCGGAGAGTGCCACGGATCGGGAAGTGATGCAGGAGATGTGGAAACAGGGAGGGGCCACCCCGGAAGATCCGACCCCTTACCTGAAAACAGTCCTGTGTCGGGTGGTTTCCATTGCCATGGTGATCCGCAAGGAACAGCGGGGCAATGTGGGATTGTGGTTGCACTCCCTGCCCCAGGAGCCAGCCGGAGCGGGCAAGGAGACCAGGGAACGCGAAATTGTGGAAAAATTTTTGCACTCCCTGGGCAAAAACAAGCCCATGCTGGTGGGGTACAACTCCCTGGCCGCCGATCTGCGCATCCTGGTGCAACGCGGCATGATCCTGGGTGTCCAGGCCAAAGAGTTTTGTCACCGTCCCAACAAACCCTGGGAAGGGGTCGATTATCTGGCCAAGGGGAGCGACTGGAATGTGGACTTGAAAGATGTCGTCACCCCGGGTTGGGGACATGGCAGCCCCTCCCTGCATGAAATCGCCACCTTGTGCGGCATTCCCGGCAAAATGGAAATCTCCGGCGAGCAGGTGCCGGAGTTGTGGTTGAACGGGCAACTGGAGCGCATCGTGGCCTACAATGAATTCGATGCCCTGACGACCTATTTATTGTGGTTGCGTGCCCTGTTTTTTTCCGGCCACCTCGATGCGGCCCGTTATGAAGCCGAACAGGCCCTCGTGCGAACCCTCCTGGAAAAAGAGACGGCCAACCGGCCTCATCTTGCCGACTATCAGCGCGAGTGGGATCGGTTGCGGCAGGCTCATGGTTGAAAAATCAATTGTCTTGCCGAATTTTTCCCATGTGGTCGCAACTGATCCATGGGTATCGTGGAATGTTTCACGGCCCGACATGTTCATTGATGATTCCTTGGCATGCCTTGGTTTTGTTGGGGCAGATCCGGGATTTTACTGAAGGAATGCGCAAGTCATCGTTTTTGTTTTTTGGCTTGCGCCATGGCTTGGGCCTGGGCCAAGGCCATGGCCAGGGCACCCTGACCTTTTTCTTCTTGTTTGACTTCCGGTTTGCGGGGGGGGGGAGATTTGCCTTCCGGTCTGCGGGGCAGGGTGGTGCCCGGGGAGGTACTTGCAGGGGAAGTTCTGGTGGGTTGCGGTGTTTTATCGTCGAGAATCATGCTGAGGGCGATGCGGCGGCGTGGTATGTCCACCTCCTGAACACGCACCTTGATCACATCCCCGGCTTTGACGATGGCATGCGGATCTTTGACAAAGCTGCGGGCCATGGCGGATATGTGGACCAGACCATCCTGATGCACGCCGACATCGACGAAGGCACCAAAATTGGTCACATTGGTGACCGTCCCTTCCAAAAGCATGCCGGGTTGCAGATCGGTCAGACTCTCCACGCCCTCACGAAATGTGGCGGTACGAAACTCCGGGCGGGGGTCACGGCCCGGTTTTTCCAGTTCGCCCAGAATATCGCGCACCGTCGGTTCACCAAAACGACCATGCACAAATATCTTGGGATCGAGGGTTTGCAACACCTGATGGTTACCAATCAACTGGGGCAGGGCCAGGCCGGTTTTTTTCAGGATTTGTGCCACGACCGGGTAGGATTCGGGGTGGACGGCGGAGTTGTCCAGGGGGGTATCGCCATTGTGGATGCGCAAAAATCCGGCGGCCTGCTCGAACGCCTTGGGTCCGAAGCGGGGAACTTCCTGCAATTCCATGCGGTTGCGAAATGGTCCGGCGGCGTTGCGCCGGGTGACAATGTTGCGGGCCAGGGTCCGGTTCAGGCCCGAGACCCGTTCCAGCAGGGGAATCGACGCAGTATTCACATCCACGCCGACCGCATTGACGGCATCTTCCACCACACCATTCAGGGAGGTTGCCAGTTGGCGGGGATCCACATCGTGTTGATACTGACCCACACCAATGGCTTTGGGATCGATCTTGACAAGTTCGGCCAGGGGATCCTGCAAACGGCGGGCGATGGAGACCGCTCCCCGCAGGGTCACGTCCAACTCCGGCAACTCCTGGGAGGCGTACTCCGAGGCGGAATAGACCGAGGCCCCGGCCTCGCTGACCACCACGCCGGTCAGGGCCAGTTCCGGATGGGATTTTTGCAACTCCGTCACCAAACGGGTTGTTTCCCGTGATGCGGTGCCATTGCCGGTCCCAATCAATCGCACCTGATGCCGTCGGGATAATT
Coding sequences within:
- a CDS encoding FAD-dependent oxidoreductase, with product MGEKPDYLIVGGGVIGLNMALEAKRRHPERRVVVLEKERDCGLHASGRNSGVLHAGFYYTADSLKARFCREGNDLMTRYCQERGLRINPCGKLVVARQEADLPVMAELLRRGAANGVELESWSAKRAQVLEPRVRTLDKAIYSPTTASVDPKEVMRALAEDAVALGVEIRTDTALLKWRDGVAQTTRGDIGAGYLINAAGLYADRIAHGCEFGLQTAILPFKGLYLYSDEPVGAFRTHIYPVPDLANPFLGVHYTLTVDGRAKVGPTAVPAFWREHYAGLSGFRRDEFLEIIQREIGLFLRNDFGFRNLAWREMQKYRRREMVRQAGALATGVEDRHYRRWGPPGVRAQLVDLFHRRLETDFRYEGDRQSFHVLNAVSPGFTCAMPFGRYLFDRIDALLG
- a CDS encoding 3'-5' exonuclease, giving the protein MFKKINDPVWAFDAEWVPDPHAGRLLYGVAESATDREVMQEMWKQGGATPEDPTPYLKTVLCRVVSIAMVIRKEQRGNVGLWLHSLPQEPAGAGKETREREIVEKFLHSLGKNKPMLVGYNSLAADLRILVQRGMILGVQAKEFCHRPNKPWEGVDYLAKGSDWNVDLKDVVTPGWGHGSPSLHEIATLCGIPGKMEISGEQVPELWLNGQLERIVAYNEFDALTTYLLWLRALFFSGHLDAARYEAEQALVRTLLEKETANRPHLADYQREWDRLRQAHG
- a CDS encoding RNA-binding transcriptional accessory protein: MKTIAQRIAETVGVAESQVTAAIELLDAGSTVPFIARYRKEVTAGLTDTHLRQIQERLEYLRDMDQRREAILKSLLEMDKLTPELKQAILAADTQTRMEDLYLPFRPKRRTKAGVAREAGLEPLAMQLLHHPETDPETAAIPYVNPELGVADPAAALDGAQHILIDHLGEDPDLVGRLRETVWNEGELVSRVAKGKETEGAKFSDYFAYSERLTTIPPHRILAVLRGVAEGMLRLSLELEQDAQRTGATYGHCEEIVARHFRIQQQKRPADAWLAETVRQSWRKKLRPHIDTSLVQRLTDMAHAEAIQVFARNLRDLLLAAPAGSVPVLGLDPGLRTGVKVAVVDGTGKVVATTTIHPHPPHNRWQESLKQLAELSRRHQVRLIGTGNGTASRETTRLVTELQKSHPELALTGVVVSEAGASVYSASEYASQELPELDVTLRGAVSIARRLQDPLAELVKIDPKAIGVGQYQHDVDPRQLATSLNGVVEDAVNAVGVDVNTASIPLLERVSGLNRTLARNIVTRRNAAGPFRNRMELQEVPRFGPKAFEQAAGFLRIHNGDTPLDNSAVHPESYPVVAQILKKTGLALPQLIGNHQVLQTLDPKIFVHGRFGEPTVRDILGELEKPGRDPRPEFRTATFREGVESLTDLQPGMLLEGTVTNVTNFGAFVDVGVHQDGLVHISAMARSFVKDPHAIVKAGDVIKVRVQEVDIPRRRIALSMILDDKTPQPTRTSPASTSPGTTLPRRPEGKSPPPRKPEVKQEEKGQGALAMALAQAQAMAQAKKQKR